The genomic segment TCGTTGCGAGCCTTCTTGTTCCCCCTCTATTAGAGAGGGGGTCAGGGGGTGAGTTTCGGCGGAAAAGAAAATAACAGGCATTTAGACTATTTTTTTTACAATCCTTTTTATATCTTCGTTCTGGAATTATAGATGTCCAGGTTCAGCTCCTTTTCGCTTTTGGCTATGAGCACCGAGACCATGGCGTCTCCGGTGATGTTGAGCGTGGTCCTTCCCATATCGAGTATACGGTCGACTCCGGCGATGAGCGCGATGCCTTCCAGCGGCAGACCAACCGAACTGAGCACCAGGGAGAGCATGATCATGCCTGCGCCAGGCACCCCGGCGGTTCCGATGGAAGCGAGGGTGGCTGACATGACGATTGTAGCGTAATGAGACATTGTCAGCTCGATACCGTAAACCTGGGCGATGAAAAGCGCGGCGACTCCCTGGTAGATGGCGGTGCCGTCCATGTTGATGGTTGCCCCCAGAGGCAGGACGAAGCTGGAGATGCTCTCGGATACTCCCAGATTCTTTTGGGTGACCTGCATATTCACCGGAAGGGTCCCCGAACTGCTGGCAGTGGAAAACGCCACCAGTTGCGCGTCGATCATTCCCCTGGCGAAATTCAGAGGGTTCACCCGCGCCACGAGGGCCAAAAGACCACCGTATGTGATAACGTAATGGAGCAGGCATCCGGCATACACCACCAGGATCACTTTCATGAGAGGAAGAAGAACGGCCAGGCCGAATTTTCCGGATACCCAGGCGATGAGGGCGAAAACGCCGAACGGGGCAAGTTCCATTACCATCATGGTCAGTT from the Candidatus Latescibacter sp. genome contains:
- a CDS encoding dicarboxylate/amino acid:cation symporter; this translates as MKLWKKILIGLVLGMAAGIIFGPRTESIKFVGDAFISALKMLIGPLVFASLVTGVTSMNDPKKLGRVGIKTLFYYLATTAVAVIIGLILGVFFQPGAGVRLEHSGPLKATAAPSMIDTLVSLIPSNPVNAFATDNILQVIVFALLLGLAINFTGEKGKPVAAFIDSFAEVMFKLTMMVMELAPFGVFALIAWVSGKFGLAVLLPLMKVILVVYAGCLLHYVITYGGLLALVARVNPLNFARGMIDAQLVAFSTASSSGTLPVNMQVTQKNLGVSESISSFVLPLGATINMDGTAIYQGVAALFIAQVYGIELTMSHYATIVMSATLASIGTAGVPGAGMIMLSLVLSSVGLPLEGIALIAGVDRILDMGRTTLNITGDAMVSVLIAKSEKELNLDIYNSRTKI